Proteins encoded by one window of Crassostrea angulata isolate pt1a10 chromosome 9, ASM2561291v2, whole genome shotgun sequence:
- the LOC128162923 gene encoding telomere-associated protein RIF1-like isoform X2, with amino-acid sequence MSEDINISTLLQTLDSKVTSQEEKDAAYLQLANQLKEDSLSLVSLDVGKNSQKFCDFIKIDLEKNRADSNGLQILGFCLHDTDAVGNLSKEFCSQILSSLCQCIEKSEDKNVCAKSLWCLHQQNIGKDVVGQKVEIMLSAVEHALLKWKMQSSVVEHEASQVIYRLLKDYRKEMDSLTLRWGKLLLPLMAHRATKIHEKALEVVKSELPSLLQHQRELVQALIPEFKLRISSEMKWFFTSQREMHALECWEIYVQICGKELHHGSFINMLLPIMELAFKGSNEVKIHAFQAWQVLIDNFATNYEILTCPKRCKLIMQVLKITNAKTEAVAMAKLQVWWHFVWLLGPKASANFEQVCLPLLQFCVGGLKNCNGFGTPRTHTNGPSPKTPRMNLSGSGVGSSYPRIPSLQLKGCEVLAHFLGSVPEDLDVPRFSFSLDRLTHDLISGPGFFVKQAPVFIQCTADLICELGSQIPDELLLHIWYSLIAHMRNGLDSGSRSEMKDAFTLFLTQFQVIVLSQALPVKIILKLFNAVGCLPSKALISTAYNVNCGEKLHGTPALFLVQLLLTPNLIKDCASMESYSALYGKLVNIGIGGPGSLEFAQAVLHLLDVSEVFVDSPDWLWRLWSTVVNPLHEFILKTNEVNQGDALEHDFSCLYAALLFPIKHQLPEKLAQMSVKTLQKTWSEIYQTFARLSALVTNAQANICCEDLCHQIHKHLKELDLPSFSMIDFLIQASQAVISSFDFSSLCSVGVFGINSISVSPAKWTKKKHKPMENLQSYVVLLRQLMEALNTYIKQADKEASNSVSPQGPANGIIECLSTLFTHISSSGVLSAVIGHLSQPIGDLYQESIKKTCAKLFNNNFMQKLEKLWNEICSALQTRYSGTYDSDFLSKLSPLLEATFLHPRRAIKNQTALLWSATFSKTSHLIYPETLRPVLSKVREKSSVLLPGWVSVPVTVVEETPVSQMSQADSQAPEPHLPGMPSPRKIHGSFLNKAVSPNVKKSPSRPTEKVTRSPGATRKNLTINELQKEDFVVIKSPPKKKRILTEHQKEVLKEKRVIPTMYNTLDNSQDVSIMFSSDSHFGSDTQSQPPTPAADSLIIINSSFSQNLSQKKDKPATVRASRRSSSEASDREDSQNAKREPGTGRRRRSVRFKDTQEEEPQKSDEANQGENKLIKAQEEESRLTGAQEGENKLTPWDKSEGAGDEISGHDEFEAVWDQALSKMVDEVEKNSIEHFVVIKDTISSSQEQRQSSGESMPNSTESERSTPSSGSKSSGSIDSTPSEEAEVDSLKNPSSEEKETETSKKSSSSSGEVFVAPANVMEAVDMDFLTYKSTSSSNKSAGDDGSKNEEKGDSQSLLTWTSQLKSTKQLSPGKVKSPLKKISIESSPARSSRRFASPAKRGRSKALENSSKGSQKLDEWLIKSPEKLSQESGISSQGSMKSSGSSSNASQPAEVTVVEETQSPKSLKSRVSPNSEPIQETPPPPTSKDPVKFGNTRGSTRKLFTKGTEVDSNLDISEDSNIIPASPESKTGSLPLRVGTPVLKLKRLTEDEIKHFSPRKGDVGFGTQKGDRVSQGSSSLEKSSQDVNHEHDDFSDVLPLEEVPLSSSQGFETQGNAKSIDGQAEVKMTSTENLFTQKEDTQESSCYNPQSQSTCKSNCEGKDVLGTENLKLSQQSNQAETSVEGQSQEAEAMESGQVYDPKLESTLAQDTPRRGRKRKQDTPKKLSPESSRPKRTRQSKGEDVKTPKGKSETGSKRGRPKEGKVEEKKGKNNTSAVAKSNGKQMTSSQQNTEEDSLVKEASQLSSQELGNENMIANDERVVDNKEDTERENSAVGYERQFDSEGFFLEDTQRKDVEKQAPKKEEEKRTEISEVITAEEKGEKTPTSRNSAEIPVRKSTTKKKIEVAKKRSQKKGKSKTEDKSISDSSEDDVPLSQTAKKAVKSKGNLENKMNEVTEKKESEEKLDEKSEESSDDNVPLNEICSSNAEEMEVDASEDVLTDSKKDISGGNVEKEEKDIESDQKGKESISEGKDESKSKRIGKKKFAPAKTSPLSNRLRSSHGTLRSGKPTRRSLSPRQSPKSLSMKKTVKRKSLDPSLLTTVIEDSEEPVGKSVKEVDRNENSLLLGDEESLKEKGNTGGEQKETSQEKLNETSQDKQNEASKDNVDIQSESKKVTFDETPTKVPENGTEDGGFAMFERNTDSKLVVVPRKFEKRAVARRSILKPPSPGSHLSKGSPLRKAAPFHPIKLGQIFAPSASPSASILKRRRLSGDFPANSPSPPCKKKQRRVSFADPVTCTGTPLSEAAASPTPSTVSICSNPDLSSKSCLFSNTSSAAQANEETQESQVPSTLGSYASVTESQLTMEPVYPELVDCSQTVDRVLPQLTTSMWSRGLGQLVKARNIHTIGDLSRLSEKEIDNLPIKSPKVPTVRKVLRTFVSHQESRKPTIKPTKADDSNEKTGDRSSAIVAENNPGRGDEMEVLPSMEEDLGRLSPIKKSANEDLNRSIADEMGSTEDLLEKENQWGTEEGESSIGFIPSSSITSEPVEEQALSETKGSVTEDLDKMSGLLSMESLSSLRTNELFEAHQKLLSMANTVATAMKRRCCSPDKS; translated from the exons ATGAGTGAGGATATCAACATATCCACTCTTTTACAAACTTTGGACTCGAAAGTAACCTCACAGGAAGAAAAGGATGCCGCTTATTTACAGCTAGCCAA TCAGTTGAAAGAAGACAGTTTGAGCTTAGTCAGTCTGGATGTTGGTAAAAACTCTCAGAAGTTCTGTGATTTCATCAAGATAGACCTGGAGAAGAACCGGGCTGATTCCAATGGACTTCAGATCCTTGGCTTTTGTCTGCATGACACAGATGCTGTGGG CAACCTGTCTAAGGAGTTTTGTTCCCAGATTTTATCCTCTCTCTGCCAATGCATTGAAAAATCAGAGGACAAAAATGTTTGTGCGAAATCACTATGGTGTCTTCACCAACAAAACATTGGGAAAGATGTAGTTGGTCAAAAG GTGGAAATTATGCTGTCTGCTGTGGAACATGCACTGCTCAAGTGGAAGATGCAGTCCTCTGTAGTGGAGCATGAGGCTTCCCAGGTCATTTACAG gTTATTAAAAGACTACAGGAAGGAGATGGACAGCCTCACTCTGAGATGGGGGAAGCTGTTACTTCCCTTGATGGCTCACAGGGCCACCAAGATCCATGAAAAAGCTCTGGAGGTGGTCAAGTCAGAGTTACCTTCCCTGCTTCAGCACCAGAGGGAGCTTGTACAGGCTCTTATTCCAGAGTTCAAACTT AGGATAAGTTCCGAAATGAAATGGTTTTTCACCAGCCAAAGGGAAATGCATGCTCTGGAATGCTGGGAAATCTATGTTCAGATATGTGGGAAG GAACTGCATCATGGGAGTTTTATCAACATGCTGCTACCAATCATGGAGTTGGCTTTTAAGGGTTCAAATGAGGTCAAAATCCATGCTTTCCAAGCATGGCAAGTTTTGATTGACAACTTTGCCACAAACTATG AAATTCTGACCTGTCCCAAGAGATGTAAACTGATTATGCAGGTTTTGAAAATAACCAATGCCAAGACAGAAGCAGTTGCCATGGCCAAATTGCAGGTGTGGTGGCATTTTGTCTGGCTGCTAGGACCAAAGGCCTCTGCTAATTTTGAGCAG GTGTGCTTGCCATTGCTGCAATTCTGTGTGGGAGGATTGAAGAATTGTAATGGATTTGGTACTCCAA GAACTCATACTAATGGCCCTAGTCCCAAAACCCCCAGGATGAACCTGAGTGGGAGTGGAGTGGGGTCATCGTATCCCAGAATTCCAAGCCTGCAGCTTAAGGGATGTGAGGTGCTGGCTCATTTTCTTGGCAGTGTGCCAGAGGACTTGGATGTCCCCAGGTTCTCCTTCTCTCTGG ATCGGCTGACCCATGACCTGATTTCAGGACCAGGGTTCTTTGTCAAACAGGCCCCCGTCTTTATCCAGTGTACGGCTGATCTCATCTGTGAACTTGGCTCTCAGATTCCAG ACGAACTCCTACTGCACATCTGGTATTCTTTGATTGCTCACATGAGGAATGGCCTTGACAGTGGGTCAAGGTCGGAGATGAAGGACGCCTTCACCCTGTTCCTGACCCAGTTCCAAGTGATAGTGCTGAGCCAGGCTCTCCCGGTCAAGATCATTCTG AAACTGTTTAATGCTGTTGGCTGCCTCCCAAGTAAGGCGCTGATATCTACAGCCTATAATGTGAACTGTGGAgaaaaactacat GGGACCCCAGCTCTCTTCCTAGTCCAGTTATTACTAACTCCAAACCTGATCAAAGACTGTGCTTCCATGGAAAG CTACAGTGCCCTGTATGGTAAGCTAGTCAACATAGGTATCGGTGGGCCTGGGTCACTCGAGTTTGCCCAGGCGGTGCTACATCTACTGGACGTCAGTGAGGTGTTCGTGGACAGCCCAGACTGGCTCTGGAGACTGTGGAGTACTGTTGTCAACCCACTACATGAGTTTATTCTTAAG ACAAATGAAGTGAATCAGGGCGATGCATTGGAGCACGACTTCAGCTGTCTGTATGCTGCTCTTTTATTTCCAATCAAACACCAACTACCAGAGAAATTAGCTCAG atGTCAGTGAAGACCTTGCAGAAGACATGGTCAGAGATTTACCAGACATTTGCCCGATTGTCTGCCCTTGTCACTAATGCCCAGGCCAACATTTGCTGTGAGGATCTGTGTCATCAGATCCACAAGCATCTAAAGGAGCTAGATTTACCT aGCTTTTCCATGATCGATTTCCTAATCCAGGCATCACAAGCGGTGATCAGTTCCTTTGATTTTTCATCGCTTTGTTCAGTCGGTGTCTTTGGCATCA ACAGTATTAGTGTAAGTCCAGCAAAATGGACCAAAAAGAAGCACAAACCGATGGAGAACCTGCAGTCCTATGTAGTACTGCTGAGACAACTGATGGAAGCCCTAAACACTTACATCAAACAGGCAGATAAG GAAGCTTCAAACTCTGTTTCTCCTCAGGGACCAGCTAATGGAATAATAGAGTGTCTGAGTACTCTCTTCACACACATTTCATCGTCTGGTGTGTTGAGTGCTGTGATTGGTCACTTGTCCCAGCCAATCGGGGACCTGTATCAGGAATCTATCAAAAAGACCTGTGCCAAACTTTTCAACAATAACTTTATGCAAAAG TTGGAGAAGCTTTGGAATGAAATCTGTTCAGCTCTCCAGACAAGATACTCGGGGACATACGACTCCGACTTCTTGTCCAAGTTGTCTCCCCTGTTAGAGGCAACGTTCCTGCATCCACGGCGAGCCATCAAGAACCAGACGGCCTTACTGTGGAGTGCCACATTCAGCAAAACGTCCCACCTCATCTACCCAGAGACGCTCAG ACCAGTGTTGAGCAAGGTGAGGGAGAAGTCATCAGTCCTCCTGCCAGGCTGGGTGTCTGTACCTGTCACTGTGGTGGAGGAGACCCCGGTCAGTCAGATGAGTCAG GCTGATTCTCAGGCCCCTGAGCCCCACCTTCCTGGAATGCCTTCTCCAAGAAAAATCCATGGCAGCTTTCTCAATAAGGCAGTCTCTCCCAACGTCAAAAAATCCCCATCGCGCCCCACCGAAAAAGTCACTCGATCTCCTGGGGCCACCAGAAAAAACTTGACTATCAACGAATTACAGAAAGAG GATTTTGTAGTGATCAAATCACcaccaaaaaagaaaagaattttaacAGAGCACCAGAAAGAGGTTCTCAAAGAGAAAAG AGTGATCCCCACCATGTACAACACACTGGACAACTCTCAGGACGTCTCCATCATGTTTAGCTCTGATTCCCACTTTGGTTCTGATACACAGTCACA ACCACCTACTCCTGCTGCTGACTCTCTCATCATCATCAATTCTAGTTTCTCTCAGAATTTGTCACAG aaaaaagataaacctGCCACAGTCAGAGCAAGTAGAAGATCGTCATCAGAGGCAAGTGACAGGGAAGACTCCCAGAATGCAAAGCGAGAACCAGGAACAGGAAGGAGGCGGAGGTCAGTCAGGTTCAAGGACACACAGGAGGAGGAGCCACAGAAGTCAGATGAGGCCAATCAGGGGGAAAACAAGTTGATAAAGGCCCAGGAAGAGGAGAGTAGATTGACAGGGGCTCAAGAAGGGGAAAATAAGTTGACACCTTGGGACAAGTCTGAGGGGGCTGGAGATGAGATATCAGGGCATGATGAATTTGAAGCAGTCTGGGACCAAGCCTTGTCCAAGATGGTGGATGAAG TGGAGAAGAACAGTATTGAGCATTTTGTTGTTATAAAGGACACCATCAGCAGTTCACAGGAGCAGAGACAGTCCTCAGGTGAAAGTATGCCCAACTCTACCGAGTCGGAAAGGTCCACCCCTAGTAGTGGCTCCAAGTCTTCTGGTTCAATAGACAGTACTCCCTCTGAAGAAGCAGAAGTGGACTCTCTGAAGAATCCCAGCAGTGAGGAGAAAGAAACGGAAACCTCGAAAAAGTCATCTAGTTCATCTGGTGAGGTGTTTGTAGCTCCAGCAAATGTGATGGAGGCAGTGGATATGGATTTTCTGACGTACAAGTCGACATCTTCTTCCAATAAGTCGGCAGGCGATGATGGAAGCAAGAATGAGGAGAAGGGTGACTCGCAGTCATTGTTGACATGGACGAGTCAGTTGAAAAGTACGAAGCAGCTTTCTCCAGGAAAGGTGAAATCACCACTGAAAAAAATAAGTATTGAGAGCTCTCCAGCTAGATCATCTAGACGTTTTGCCTCTCCTGCTAAAAGGGGTAGGAGTAAAGCGTTGGAGAATTCCAGTAAGGGGTCTCAGAAACTTGATGAATGGTTGATAAAATCTCCAGAAAAATTGTCTCAGGAGAGTGGAATATCCTCACAGGGTTCAATGAAATCATCTGGATCGTCATCCAATGCAAGCCAACCTGCTGAAGTGACGGTAGTAGAAGAAACACAGTCTCCTAAATCTCTGAAGTCTAGAGTATCTCCTAATTCTGAACCTATTCAAGAAACCCCTCCTCCACCCACCAGTAAAGATCCTGTAAAGTTCGGCAATACAAGAGGCAGCACTAGAAAGCTTTTCACCAAAGGAACAGAGGTGGACTCTAATTTAGATATTTCTGAAGATTCCAACATTATCCCAGCTTCACCAGAATCCAAAACTGGTTCCTTGCCTCTCCGAGTGGGTACACCAGTATTGAAGCTGAAGAGGCTTACAGAAGATGAAATCAAGCACTTCAGTCCTAGAAAAGGAGATGTTGGGTTTGGTACTCAAAAAGGAGACAGAGTGTCTCAGGGAAGTAGTTCGCTTGAAAAGAGTTCACAGGATGTAAATCACGAGCATGATGACTTTTCAGATGTGTTGCCTTTAGAAGAGGTACCATTGTCTTCATCACAGGGATTTGAAACCCAGGGGAATGCAAAAAGCATTGACGGTCAAGCTGAAGTTAAAATGACAAGTACTGAAAACTTGTTCACGCAGAAAGAAGATACACAAGAGAGCTCCTGCTATAATCCTCAATCACAGTCCACCTGTAAATCAAACTGTGAAGGAAAGGATGTCCTGGGaacagagaatttaaaacttaGTCAGCAGTCAAACCAAGCAGAAACATCAGTTGAAGGACAGTCACAAGAGGCTGAAGCAATGGAATCTGGGCAAGTGTATGATCCCAAGCTTGAATCAACACTGGCTCAAGATACACCCAGGAGAGGAAGAAAGAGAAAGCAAGACACTCCCAAGAAACTGTCACCTGAGAGCAGTCGACCAAAGCGAACCAGACAGAGCAAAGGAGAGGATGTTAAAACTCCCAAAGGGAAAAGTGAGACAGGCAGCAAGAGAGGAAGGCCAAAAGAAGGGAAAGTTGAAGAAAAGAAAGGGAAAAATAACACAAGTGCTGTTGCTAAATCAAATGGGAAACAAATGACTTCATCTCAACAGAATACTGAGGAAGACTCATTGGTGAAGGAGGCATCACAGTTGTCTAGTCAAGAGCTGGGAAATGAAAACATGATAGCTAATGATGAAAGAGTAGTGGACAATAAAGAAGACACTGAAAGAGAAAATTCAGCTGTTGGGTATGAGAGGCAGTTTGATTCTGAGGGATTCTTTTTGGAGGATACCCAGAGAAAAGATGTGGAAAAGCAAGCTCCAAAAAAGGAAGAAGAGAAAAGGACTGAAATTTCAGAGGTAATAACTGCTGAAGAAAAGGGGGAGAAGACACCAACAAGTAGGAACTCTGCGGAAATCCCTGTAAGAAAAAGTACGACTAAAAAGAAGATTGAAGTTGCAAAAAAGAGATCGCAGAAGAAAGGAAAGAGTAAAACTGAAGATAAATCAATCTCAGATAGTTCTGAAGATGATGTGCCTCTGTCACAGACTGCAAAGAAAGCTGTTAAGTCTAAAGGTAACCTGGAGAACAAGATGAATGAAGTGACAGAGAAAAAAGAGAGTGAGGAGAAATTGGATGAAAAATCTGAAGAAAGTTCTGATGATAATGTTCCTCTGAATGAGATCTGTAGTAGTAATGCTGAAGAGATGGAGGTGGATGCATCAGAAGATGTGTTGACAGACAGCAAGAAAGACATCTCAGGTGGAAATGTGGAAAAAGAggagaaagatattgaaagtgaTCAAAAAGGAAAGGAAAGCATCTCAGAAGGAAAAGATGAAAGCAAGTCCAAAAGGAtaggaaaaaaaaagtttgctcCAGCAAAAACTTCACCCCTCTCCAATAGATTGAGATCTTCTCATGGAACACTGAGGAGTGGTAAGCCAACTAGGAGGTCCCTCTCACCTAGACAGAGCCCAAAGTCACTGTCTATGAAGAAGACTGTCAAACGGAAGAGTCTGGACCCAAGTTTGCTCACCACTGTTATTGAGGATTCTGAAGAACCTGTAGGGAAGTCAGTGAAAGAGGtggacagaaatgaaaattctCTGCTGCTGGGAGATGAAGAGTCATTGAAGGAAAAAGGAAACACGGGAGGTGAACAGAAAGAAACATCTCAAGAGAAACTAAATGAGACATCCCAAGACAAACAGAACGAGGCTTCCAAAGACAATGTGGATATTCAGAGCGAGTCCAAAAAAGTCACATTTGATGAAACTCCCACCAAGGTGCCTGAAAATGGAACAGAGGATGGTGGGTTTGCCATGTTTGAGAGAAATACCGACAGCAAACTGGTAGTGGTGCCCAGAAAGTTTGAGAAGAGAGCTGTGGCCAGAAGGAGCATCCTCAAGCCCCCAAGTCCTGGCTCCCACTTATCAAAAGGTTCACCTCTGAGAAAGGCAGCTCCTTTCCATCCCATCAAGCTGGGACAGATTTTCGCCCCCTCTGCTTCACCTAGTGCTAGCATTCTGAAGCGAAGACGACTGAGTGGAGATTTCCCAGCTAATTCACCTTCCCCTCCTTGCAAG aagAAACAGAGACGAGTGTCCTTCGCTGACCCCGTGACCTGTACTGGTACCCCTCTGTCTGAGGCGGCTGCTTCTCCCACCCCCAGCACAGTGTCCATTTGCTCCAACCCAGACCTCAGCAGTAAGAGCTGT CTGTTTTCCAACACATCTTCAGCAGCACAGGCCAATGAAGAA ACCCAGGAATCACAGGTGCCCTCCACCCTGGGTAGTTACGCCAGCGTGACTGAGTCTCAGCTCACCATGGAGCCTGTCTACCCCGAGCTGGTGGACTGCTCACAGACCGTGGACAGGGTGCTGCCCCAGCTGACCACCTCTATGTG GTCGCGTGGTCTAGGACAACTTGTGAAGGCTCGTAATATCCACACGATAGGTGACTTATCTCGTCTCTCAGAAAAGGAAATAGACAACTTGCCAATCAAATCCCCAAAAGTTCCAACAGTCAGAAAAGTGCTCAGGACATTTGTATCTCATCAGGAAAGTCGAAAACCTACAATTAAACCCACAAAGGCTGATGACTCGAATGAGAAAACTG GTGATAGATCTTCTGCGATTGTAGCGGAAAATAATCCTGGAAGAGGAGATGAAATGGAGGTGCTGCCCTCTATGGAAGAAGATCTAGGCAGATTATCTCCCATTAAGA AAAGTGCAAATGAAGACCTGAACAGGAGTATAGCGGATGAGATGGGTAGCACTGAAGATCTGTTGGAAAAAGAGAACCAATGGGGAACAGAGGAAGGGGAGAGTTCCATAGGATTTATTCCAAGCTCATCCATCACTTCGGAACCAGTAGAGGAGCAGGCATTATCCGAGACCAAGGGATCCGTCACGGAAGATCTGGACAAGATGTCCGGATTGTTATCCATGGAGTCTCTGTCCTCACTAAGAACCAACGAACTGTTTGAGGCGCATCAGAAACTGCTTAGCATGGCCAACACTGTTGCCACTGCCATGAAAAGACGGTGCTGTTCTCCCGATAAAAGTTGA